In Marasmius oreades isolate 03SP1 chromosome 3, whole genome shotgun sequence, a single window of DNA contains:
- the GFA1 gene encoding glutamine--fructose-6-phosphate transaminase (isomerizing) (BUSCO:EOG09260SRF; MEROPS:MER0012158), whose amino-acid sequence MCGIFAYCNYLKDKRRQEILEILCGGLARQEYRGYDSAGLGIDGDEPGEVVFFKEVGKVAGLRKQIASSTIDVNKIFASQVSIAHTRWATHGPPSTINCHPLRSDPTSEFCVVHNGIVTNNAELRTVLQKRGYTFESETDTEVVAKLLKYVYDSNTGNKRLSFITLSRTVLKELEGSFAFVIKSTHYPNEVITARRGSPLLIGVKAESKLKVDFVDVEFSGESGEGGVTTDALSPTTPSFLAPPTGSRMRRRSRAFMSEDGLPQPIEFFVASDAAAVIEHTKRVLYLEDDDIAHISEGQLHIHRLNRKDSGDVTGSPVPSTRSIETLELEIAAIMKGKFDTFMQKEIYEQPESVVNTMRGRVNFDNNKVTLGGLRAYLPIMRRCRRIVFIACGTSYHSCIATRQIFEELTEIPVGVELASDFLDRRTPIFRDDVCVFLSQSGETADTILALRYCMERGALCVGVVNTVGSTISRETHCGVHINAGPEIGVASTKAYTSQYIALLMIACQLSEDRISFTPRREAIVQGLRELPSQIKGVLALDDEIKEIADLVKGNKSLLLMGRGYQYATCLEGALKIKEISYMHSEGILAGELKHGPLALVDQSMPVIIVMTKDSLYPKVQSAFAQITARKARPIVLCNEGDEGIPAGVKTLRVPRTVDCLQGLLNIIPMQLLSYHLATAHGHDVDFPRNLAKSVTTE is encoded by the exons ATGTGCGGGATCTTCGCGTATTGCAACTACTTGAAGGACAAG CGTCGTCAAGAGATCCTCGAAATTCTATGCGGTGGTCTTGCTCGCCAGGAATATCGTGGTTATGATTCCGCCGGTCTCGGTATTGATGGAGACGAACCGGGCGAGGTTGTGTTCTTCAAAGAAGTAGGCAAGGTCGCGGGTCTTCGCAAGCAGATCGCCAGTTCCACTATCGATGTCAACAAGATCTTTGCGTCTCAGGTTTCGATTGCCCACACCCGATGGGCAACTCACGGACCTCCTTCCACTATCAACTGCCATCCTCTTCGTTCCGATCCCACATCCGAGTTCTGTGTCGTTCACAACGGTATCGTTACCAATAACGCCGAATTGAGGACCGTACTTCAAAAACGAGGCTACACTTTTGAATCTGAAACCGACACCGAAGTGGTCGCCAAACTGTTGAAATACGTTTACGATTCCAATACTGGCAACAAACGATTGTCGTTCATCACGTTGTCCAGGACCGTCTTGAAGGAACTCGAGGGCTCCTTCGCTTTTGTCATTAAATCGACTCACTATCCCAACGAGGTCATCACTGCCCGCCGTGGTTCGCCCCTCTTGATTGGCGTCAAGGCTGAGAGTAAACTCAAAGTCGACTTTGTTGACGTCGAGTTTTCTGGAGAGTCTGGAGAAGGTGGCGTTACCACTGATGCCC TCTCCCCTACCACTCCTAGTTTCCTCGCTCCTCCCACTGGTTCTCGTATGCGCCGAAGGTCCCGTGCGTTTATGTCCGAAGATGGCCTTCCACAACCCATCGAGTTCTTTGTCGCTTCTGACGCGGCTGCTGTAATCGAACACACCAAACGCGTACTCTACCTCGAGGATGACGACATTGCCCACATCTCCGAAGGCCAGCTTCATATTCACCGATTGAACCGCAAAGACTCTGGCGATGTTACCGGCTCTCCTGTTCCGTCCACACGAAGCATCGAGACCCTCGAGCTTGAAATTGCTGCTATCATGAAAGGGAAATTCGACACCTTCATGCAGAAAGAAATCTACGAGCAGCCTGAATCTGTCGTCAACACCATGCGTGGACGCGTCAACTTCGACAACAACAAGGTTACTTTGGGTGGTCTCAGGGCCTACTTGCCTATCATGCGTCGTTGCAGAAGGATCGTTTTCATTGCTTGTGGCACCAGTTACCACTCTTGTATCGCGACAAGACAGATCTTCGAAGAGTTGACAGAGATTCCTGTCGGCGTCGAGCTCGCGTCCGACTTCTTGGATCGTAGAACCCCGATCTTCCGAGACGACGTGTGCGTGTTCCTCAGTCAGAGTGGAGAAACTGCCGATACCATTTTGGCGTTACGGTACTGTATGGAGAGAGGTGCTCTTTGTGTGGGTGTGGTGAACACTGTCGGTTCTACCATCTCTCGTGAGACTCACTGCGGTGTGCACATCAATGCCGGCCCTGAAATCGGTGTTGCCTCCACCAAG GCCTATACTTCTCAATACATTGCCCTGTTGATGATTGCTTGCCAACTCTCTGAAGACCGAATTTCCTTCACCCCTCGACGAGAAGCAATTGTGCAAGGCCTGAGGGAATTGCCCAGCCAGATCAAGGGCGTGCTGGCTTTGGACGACGAAATCAAGGAGATTGCTGATCTCGTTAAAGGAAACAAGTCGCTTTTGCTCATGGGTCGCGGATACCAGTACGCTACGTGTCTGGAAGGCGCCCTCAAGATCAAGGAAATCAGCTATATGCATTCTGAGGGTATCCTTGCCGGAGAACTCAAGCACGGTCCCCTTGCCCTCGTCGATCAGTCCATGCCTGTGATTATTGTCATGACCAAAGACTCCTTGTACCCTAAGGTGCAGTCAGCGTTTGCTCAGATCACTGCTCGTAAGGCACGACCCATCGTCCTATGCAATGAGGGTGATGAGGGTATTCCTGCTGGCGTGAAGACTCTCAGAGTTCCGAGGACGGTCGATTGTCTCCAGGGATTGCTGAACATCATTCCCATGCAGTTGCTCAGTTACCACTTGGCTACGGCCCACGGTCATGACGTTGATTTTCCTAGGAACTT GGCCAAGTCTGTAACAACCGAGTAA
- a CDS encoding uncharacterized protein (BUSCO:EOG09263YFX) has protein sequence MSTTTSTSSGPFSAESYFATQPPPPTLEHDIDGVRAFLSRQAGKGRKVVLVTSGGTTVPLELNVVRFLDNFSAGTRGATSAEYFLQAGYAVIFMHRQFSLQPFSRHYSHSTNPFLDFLEIIGNDPTIGVTPSKKAHLLEILSAYKSVQNEGILHTLTFVTVNDYLWLLRAVSQELSTMKRKALYYLAAAVSDFFLPRRKMFEHKIQSGKGNLSIEMDQVPKILKPMVEEWSRDGYIVSFKLETDQTLLIPKARAALERYGHQVVIGNDLNRRKFEVVFISRKLPATPNAEGDRKAAGGEPDSGQASSTSVATWLRLDPQAVEQGKEIEEDIVAELVKRHQRWIEEESEI, from the exons ATGTCAACCACAACGAGTACCTCATCTGGACCTTTCTCAGCTGAATCCTATTTCGCCACTCAACCACCTCCGCCCACTCTAGAACATGACATTGACGGTGTTCGAGCATTCCTGTCTCGGCAAGCAGGAAAGGGTCGGAAAGTCGTTTTGGTGACT AGCGGAGGAACGACAGTACCGTTGGAGTTGAATGT AGTTCGATTTCTGGATAACTTCAGTGCTG GAACTAGGGGCGCGACATCTGCGGAATATTTCCTTCAAGCCGGCTATGCGGTCATTTTCATGCACCGTCAGTTCAGTTTACAACCCTTCAGCAGGCATTACTCCCACTCTACGAATCCGTTTCTCGATTTTCTCGAAATCATTGGGAATGATCCGACCATTGGCGTAACACCTTCAAAGAAGGCGCATTTGCTTGAAATTCTCTCCGCGTACAAGTCTGTTCAGAATGAAGGGATTCTTCATACACTGACTTTCGTCACTGTAAATGACTATCTTTGGTTGTTAAGGGCTGTGAGTCAGGAGCTCTCGACAATGAAGCGCAAGGCCCTGTACTATCTCGCTGCAGCGGTCAGTGACTTCTTTTTGCCGAGACGGAAGATG TTTGAGCACAAAATCCAATCCGGCAAGGGAAACCTATCAATTGAGATGGATCAAGTACCCAAGATACTGAAGCCGATGGTGGAAGAATGGTCAAGGGATGGATATATCGTTTCTTTCAAG CTCGAAACCGACCAAACACTGCTCATCCCGAAAGCGCGGGCTGCGCTGGAACGATATGGTCATCAGGTCGTAATCGGGAATGACTTGAATAGAAGAAAGTTCGAAGTCGTCTTCATCTCGAGAAAGTTACCGGCTACTCCAAATGCTGAAGGTGACAGAAAAGCAGCGGGAGGCGAACCAGATTCTGGACAAGCCTCATCCACTAGCGTGGCAACCTGGCTCAGACTCGATCCACAGGCTGTTGAACAGGGGAAAGAAATCGAAGAGGACATCGTGGCAGAGCTTGTGAAGAGGCATCAAAGATGGATAGAAGAGGAAAGTGAGATTTAA